The DNA segment GTGTATACGGGAGTGTTTGGCAATCTATGAAAAAGCTTCTGGACAGAGTATTAATTATCAGAATTCAACCGTTTTTTTCAGCTCAAACACCTCAAATTCGATAAAGGCAGAGATTGCGGATGAGATTCGAGTAATCGAGGTGTCAGCCCTCGACAACTACCTTGGTGCACCAATTGATATAGGCAGAAATAAATCTCAAGTATTTGGTTTCTTAAAAGATAAAATTTGGAATAGAGTGAATAACTGGAAGGAGAAATTTCTATCAAGGGCGGGTAAGGAAGTGTTAATCAAATCCGTCTTACAATCGATTCCAACATATTTGATGAGCATCTTTCTTATGCCTAATGAACTGTGCGATGACATTCACAAAATCCTAAATAGATTTTGGTGGAAATCAGCGGGTACTAATCCTTCAGACATTCACTGAAAAAAATGGGAGAGTATGTGTAGGCCTAAAAATAAAGGAGGAATAGGTTTTAGAAATATTCATATGTTCAATTTAGCATTGTTAGCTAAACAAAGCTGGAGGATAATTCAAGAACCGCACTCACTGATGGCTACAATACTAAAGGCGCGCTACTTTCCGAATGAAGAATTTCTCCAAGCGAATATAGGTCACAATCCATCATATATTTGGAGAAGTTTACTAGCTGGCAGATCTATATTACGGGACGGATTGTGATGTAAGGTCGGGATGGGTCGAACTATACACATTTGGGAAAGCCCTTGGCTCCCAGACAATTCGAACCCGCGGACTGCCAAACTGATCGAGTAAGCGACCTAAAAAAAGAGAATGGCAACTGGAATACGGGGTTAATACGTAATATATTTAATGATAGGGACAACCAATTGATATTATCTATCCCTAACAGATTTCATGTGGGCATTGACACCTGGTACTGGCAGTTCACCCCGAATAAACAATACTCAGTAAAGAGCGGATACTGGAAGGCGGTCGAAAACGAAACCGAGAATTCGCAGATCTTAGATCGGGTTAATTGGAATTTGCTATGGAAACTTCATGTTGCTCCTAAGGTGAAAAACTATATTTGGAGAATGCTATCGCATTGCCTTCCAACAATGGCAAACTTGGCTAAATGACGCAGTTCACTTCCGAACATATGCCCGATTTTGATTTGGTAAACGAAAATGAAACTCATACTTTTACATCCTGTGTGTTTGCTAGACAGGTTTGGGCGTTGTTCTACTCAGACAGCCGTATGGAGCAAGTTCATGATGTATGCGAATGGTTCTTGGGATTACTAGCGTCGTCTCTGTCTGCTGCAGAATCGGCTGTTGTCGTTCTGTGGCATTTGTGGAAATACCAAAATAAGGTTGTGTGGGAGAAAAACTTCATCTTGACGAGTTCAGTCCTTGCAGTTGCTTTAACAGAACACCAAGACTGGAAACATGCTCAAAATAGACTCAAAAGTTCTTCCCCCGCAAGACAGGAAACGGAGGCAAAATGGCGTAAACCAACTCTTGGTTTTCTGATCTGTAACGTTGATGCTGGCATTAACAATGAGGGTACATATTGTGCATATGGTATGTTAATTCGTGATAATAATGGAGATTGTGTACAAGCTAGAAACGGGGGGGATGGTGGATTTGAACGATCCCTCTCTCGCGGAAGCAATGGCAATAAGAGAGGCTTTCAGTTGGATTAAGACACTGAATTTATCCCAAGTGATAATTCAATCTGATTGTCAAAGCGTGGTACAAGCTATTCATTCAAAGGTGTCTAACCTCTCTTATTTTTCTGATGTTATTCAAGATTGTTTGTCTATTCTTCAAAATCTGAACTCAGTTTCGATCTCTTTTATTAAGCGATCAGCGAATCTCGCAGCTCATTATTTAGCAAAAGTTGTTAGATCTAGGTCTGATTGGGCATGTCCACCACCTTTTCTTATCGATGTTCTAGGctctgatttaagttaataatatgctttatttcttaaaaaaaaagtacttTTGATGTTTTGGGATTGTTAATGGTTTGAATATTTGAATTTGTTTGATGGattgtttaattaattagattatgtTTGAATTGTGAACTTTAATCATGCTATAtgaatttattttgtttggatATTTAAAACAAGCTTGATGAATATTTACACCTTTAAACTTTGGCTAGTTTTTCCTGCAGACATCTTGAACTTTTAAAAAGACCTATCACACATCTATAGTtgactttaaaaacctatcacatatttatagttggctttaaaaatctATCATATATTTATAGTTGACTTTAAAAACTTATCACATACCTATAGTTAGGTCATTTGGACCTCATGTACACAAAATCATTAATCTGTCATGTTTGATAGATGAGGTGGCATGTGCATGttttagaaaaaagaaaagtgtGTGAGTTCGTTCGATATGTCACCTATCTGTCAAAGATGACAGACCAACGATTCTGTGTGTAGAAtgtccgaatgagccaactataagtgtgtgataggtttttaaagccaactataggtaTGCGATCGGTTTTTAAAGTCAACTATAAGTATCCAAATATGGTAATAAAATTACTAtacaattatattatattacacATTTAATTACATTATAACTTTGATTATATCATATTGCATTACATATATTATATTGCATTACGTCGTACCAAACGGATCCGTAATGTAtaattaaatgtatatattaattCATAGAAAATGACCTTCAAATTCATTATTTAGGGGAAAAAGGAGAGGTCGTATGGATGGATATGAAATACACGTGCGACACAAGGCGCCAAAGCCAGGAACACCATCCTAATTTTTATCCTCCTCGCTTCTTCTCACCAAAACAACTCcccctttctttcttcttcttcttcttcttcttcttcttctactttCTATCCAATCCACACTCAATACTCAACGCCGTTTGTCATTCCCTTTTCAGTTCCCAAACCAACCATTCGGTAAGCTCTCAGCTTTACTTCTCTGCAGATACTTAAATGACTCAATTGCCATTATTTTCGTTCCTGAATGTTcctttctcttctctctcccatGCCTTCTCTTCTTCACAGTCCCCACCCTACTGACCTCTATCCCTCTACGAATTTCATGGAGCTCTTTGAGGCTTGGCCTAGGCCCCACTTCCACTTCCATCTCCTAACTCCGCGCATTCCCTCCTGCCTTCCTTGCCCTGAGAGGTTCTTGTCACCGTAAGTTATGTTTACGCTTTCTCTTGTATGTCTTAATCGCCACTCTGCTTTTCTTGTTCCTTCTACTCTTAATGACTATAACTGGAACTAGgttatttacttttatttttttcaattcatTGAATTTTGATGGTTGTTGGTTCTCTAGGATGGACTGAAGTTTCACACATTATATGGAATCTTGTGTATGAATATAGCTTTCTACATGTTACTTGTCATCTGCATTCCAATGATGAAATGTTATAGAATGCTATAATCAGTAAATTTTGGTCATCTTCATTTGCAATTTTGGGGTTTCAAAATAGTTTAGCAATTCAAACGGGGGATTAAGGATTGTGTGTGTGGGAGTGATGTAATGTAATTAAACAGAATTAACTCCTTAAGTTTTATCCTTAGAACTCGTTGAAGTTATTTCCTTAATTGTGCTTGTATTGGTGGAAGTTGTAGCTTGTGCGCGTGTTTATGTCTGAATGATGGAATAATTGGTTGAGAGTGAAAGGAAGTGAAAATGTTGCTCATGCGTGATATTTTGAGGTAGTTTAAGAACAGGTCCTTTGTAATGTCAAACACTATTTGTTGCAAGTAAAAATTTGCATTTCGAACTGCAGCAccacataggaaagatagaGACTTTCTTATGACAGATTTACTTACTTCTCTTAGTTACTGCTGAGCTCTTTGTGTTCCTGAAAACCTTCACATGTCTATTTTGGGAACAGGTACATCTGCCGAAATATGCATCTTCGGAATGTGATTAGATATGCACTTTCTGTTGGGACATACAACTCTATGATGAGTCCTATAATGTGTGTGAAGAAAGGTGATTTCCTAAAATgcccattttttttttatcttgaatGCCTATGCCATGTTTAGTTGATAGATACATTATTAATTGCTGTGTACACATCAAACTGCCTATTTATTTCTTGGATGCttctgtttttatttatttatttatttcctatTGGGAAGGGTggaatttttatactattagctTATTTAGAATGTGCTTATCTTTTTAGATTCCATTACAATATTATTTCCTATTGGGAAGGGTggaatttttatactattagctTATTTAGAATGTGCTTATCTTTTTAGATTCCATTACAATATTTTACTTAGATGAATTTACCTTATGCCGCTCTTCTAGAGTTCCTATTCGGTTTCTATTCTACTCATTATTTTTCTTTGttgccttttatttttcttaagaATGGAAATTTCTTGAAGAAGAAACTTGTAATTTGTAAATGATATTGTTTCTATTTTCTACTTAAACAGCCATCTTTTCTTACAGTGAATATTATTTTCAGGAAAACTATGTAGACAACCTGAAAAAGGAAAATTCAGTTTAGATTTGCACTAGGGGGATTCTCAATAGCTAATGACTTCTCATTTACTTTAGGACTAAGGCTCCACTAATTCAGAGATAATCATTTTATAGCATTTACTTGCATGCATGTATAACAAAGCGAAAATATTTTGCTGATATATTACTTTTACCTTTTCTAATGAACGGGCATAATTTTCCATATAGGTATTGTTGTTTGGCATAATCCATTCAGGAAGTACTTTCCTATAGTTTAGGATGGCTGATGGATCTAGCACATTCTAATTTCTCAGGCCATTCAAACACTATTTCTGGAGGACTGTGTGAGGTAGTTTGGACAGTGGAAGCCGATTTGGAAGCAGGCCAGCTTCTCTACATTACTGGTGATCCTATTTCATTAGGCGGTTGGCAGCCCGAAATAGCTCTCCAAATGTATCCTACTGAACACAGGAACTTGTGGAAAACTGAAGCCAAGGTAAATATGGCTAGCTGTGATGATATATGTTGGAAGTTTAGACatgataatttgaaaaacatttaTTATATTTTGGGGGTGAAGTTTTTTtgttgagaaaaagatgttccATGAATTGTTGCATATATGCAATTTCTTGAGCATCTGATACAGGTAGGATACTGATACATCATCAAAGTGTAATGTGTCCTTGGTGCTAAGTAGATTGTAAAACGTAAGGACACTTCTGGTACAGTTAACTTTCTGTTTGGTGCCATGTTGTTTTATCCCCTTCCTCCTGCTTTCCTGACCAACAACCTAAATATATCATTGTTATGCTCTTTCAATGATGTggatcttcctttctttccttctcATTTTTCACGTATGACATGGATACAGTCTCTGGCTCTCTCACACACACAATGTGCACATGCACAAAGCCTCAAAATTTTGAGAATGGATATTGGTTTGTCTTGTGGTTGTTCCTCTCGTTGGGaaaatttagttatattatataCTATTGGTTTACTACAAGGGACTTAATTTGATTTAACTGAGCATGATGGTTCTTGGTCTCTTTGTGCAAGTATTGCTGGTTTCATCAACTATGAAGCTTTTCTCTCATTTGGATTAAAACATTGATATCCATCAGTATTTCTATTTTGTTCTTAGAGGTAATTGGTGAACCTAGGAGGCCTGACTTCTGATTGGTTTAGAATAGGGAACCGTTTTGAAACTGCACCGGAACTTTGCTGAAGCCAGTGGCTGGTTTGACAGTTTCAAATCAGAACCATATCGGCTTCTGATGGTTCAGGTACAAGTTCCCCCTGGTGGTTCCACAGGTTCTGAACTGGAACCACATGGGCTACTGAAGGTTATTGTGCTTCCAAAGGATGAAACTGGAACTTTCTTTTTTTACATTAGATAGTGGGGAAGGTGGGATTTTTTGCAAGTCATGGGGAATTAGCCCATGACCCTACCTTCACTAGTGGAAGGTAGTAACCTTAGACCAAAAGCTAGTGGATGACTAAAATGAAACTAGACCTGGGTTTTATAACATGTTAGAAAAAACAAGTGCAAATGAAAAAGTATCTAGAGTACATGGTTTCAAACCTGGGCTGTGACCAAAAACTGCTGGTTCTTGGAATTGGAACTGAACCAACCACCTACATTAGGTGGTTAAGATTCCTCCTTGGAGGAACAGGGACTGCTTGTCTGGCTCAGGTTTTGAACCAGGGTCACCTCTACCTAGACCTTCTCTTCTCTGTTGAAATAGGTATCTGGGAATTATTACTACCTTTTTCATGTGCTTTTGACCTTAATTTCTTATTTGAAAATCACCTGAATTACTTCTTTTGCTTTGCAGATACCTTTAGGTGTCAACTTCAAGTACAATTATTTCATCAAAGAAGAATCATGGCCTTCATGTGACATCATTTGGAGACCTGGGCCTCAGTTTTCTTTGTCAGTACCTTTGACTATCAAACAGGATAGAAATTTTTTGGTGAAGGATTCGTGGTTGAAGTGCGACACTGAAAGATTTCCAACTCCTGGATGGGGCTCATGGATAGGAGAGATGCGTTTACCTGTGGAACCTATAACTTCTGCTCAAGCCAGAGGTAATATCCCTGTCTTGCTAGCCTTGCATATGGAGTTTGTCCCTTAAATTGTTTCTGAACACTCAAATCTTCCAGTGCTTtgacagataaaaataaaactgtGAATCATATGGAAATTGATTTGGAAGAGTCAAAGACATTTGTGAGTGATTTCAAAGCTGAGGAAAAATTAGGTGCCAATGATCATCATGCAAATGCAGCCGGACATGATGCCTCAAACGTGGTTTTCTCTGAAAGAGACCAACCTCTAGAGGAACCTTGGTTACTTCAGCCATCAATTATCTTTCTTGTTGCTGAGGATAAGATTATGCCTGTTATGTCCATGAATACTGACACTGTTGAAGATGGTGGAATAAAGTTGGGGGTTAGTAATGAGTATGTTGAAGATATAGAGAAGTTGCCTGCAGATGGGAATAATTTGAAGGATGATTCAGTTTCAACTATTATACTAATTAATTCTTCGATATGTACCATGCAAAGGATTGCTGTTTTAGAAGATGACAAATTGGTTGAGCTACTGCTCGAACCGGTCAAAACCAATGTGCAATGTGACAGCATATATCTGGGTGTAGTCACCAAATTCGTTCCCCATATGGGTGGTGCGTTTGTAAACATTGGGCATTCAAGACCATCTCTTATGGACATAAAGCAAAGCAGGGAACCATTCATCTTCCCTCCATTTCGTCAACAGAACAAGAAGGGAAAAGTGATTGATTATGGGCTTGGAGCTGTTGAAGAGAATCCAGTTGCTGGGGAAAATGAAAATGCATCATCACATGATGCTGAAGGCATTGATGATGACGAATTCATATCCCAGGAAGATTTACTTCCTTTTACACTTCATGAACCAGAGGAGCATGAAGCTGATGAAGATTTTGATATTTCGGACGTGAAAGAAAATGTTAATGGCAGCATAGTTGATTATGCTGAAGTGGGTACTTTTTCTGGGCGTTTTTTGGATCGAAGAGAGCAACATGTAGAAGGTGAAATTACAAGCAAGTTCCTGTCAATTGAAACAGAAGGATCTAATGGAACTCTGATATCTCATACACAGGATATGAAGGATTCTGAACATTTATTGGCTAATGAAAACAAGTGGGCCCAAGTTCAGAAGGGAACCAAGATTATTGTACAAGTTGTCAAAGAGGGGTTGGGCACAAAAGGTCCTACTCTTACTGCTTTTCCTAAATTGAGAAGTAGATTCTGGGTATGTCAGCCAAGTGCAATTCACCCCtctatgatatatatatatatatatatatatttatttcacACTTTTCAGTTCTTACTCCTTAGCTCTTTTGTGTGTTAAATCCATTATAGTGTTTGTCTGAAGTATTAACTCTGCCTTGTAGGTATTGAGCACTCGTTGCAATAGAATTGGAGTCTCAAAAAAAATTTCTGGAGTTGAGCGTACACGCCTGAAAGTTATAGCCAAAACTTTGCAGCCTCCTGGTTTTGGTCTCACCGTAAGGACCGTTGCCGCTGGCCGTTCTTTGGAGGAACTGCAGAAGGACTTGGAAGGTGTACTTTCAACTTGGAAAAATATAACAGAACATGCAAAATCGGCTGCTCTTGCTGCTGATGAAGGTGTAGAAGGTGCCATTCCTGTTATACTGCACAGGGCAATGGTTCAAACACTCTCAGTTGTTCAGGATTATTTTAGTGAGAAGGTaagttttattatttattttactttccACCCTTCCTTGCATGTATCCTTTGTTTGTTGTTCAAGATTGTGCTCAAAATGTGTCATAAGAATTCCAGCACTTCTACCTCCTGATTTTGTTTAAATTGTTACCAGGTTAAGGAAATGGTGGTTGACTCCCGAAGGACATATCATGAGGTATTCTATCACCTGTATATCAACCATGATTTGATCACTAGCTAGGAGTCTAATAATGTGAATCTTTTTGTGTGCTTAAGGTTTATGTGGTTCTTTTTTCCAAATGAGCATGAATAAAGGAGAGTGGGTAAATTATTCAAAACTGCAGATGGTCATGTGTGTACAAAAAGAATTCAGTATGAAGTTTTGTTAGAGCATATTCAATGGAGAATGATCCCGTATAATGTCAACTGTAGAAAAGAAACATTCATTGTTGCTAAAATTTTAACCACATTCCTTGTATATCTTCATCTCAAATGCTATCCCTGCCAAC comes from the Euphorbia lathyris chromosome 5, ddEupLath1.1, whole genome shotgun sequence genome and includes:
- the LOC136229347 gene encoding ribonuclease E/G-like protein, chloroplastic isoform X1, with amino-acid sequence MFLSLLSPMPSLLHSPHPTDLYPSTNFMELFEAWPRPHFHFHLLTPRIPSCLPCPERFLSPYICRNMHLRNVIRYALSVGTYNSMMSPIMCVKKGHSNTISGGLCEVVWTVEADLEAGQLLYITGDPISLGGWQPEIALQMYPTEHRNLWKTEAKIPLGVNFKYNYFIKEESWPSCDIIWRPGPQFSLSVPLTIKQDRNFLVKDSWLKCDTERFPTPGWGSWIGEMRLPVEPITSAQARDKNKTVNHMEIDLEESKTFVSDFKAEEKLGANDHHANAAGHDASNVVFSERDQPLEEPWLLQPSIIFLVAEDKIMPVMSMNTDTVEDGGIKLGVSNEYVEDIEKLPADGNNLKDDSVSTIILINSSICTMQRIAVLEDDKLVELLLEPVKTNVQCDSIYLGVVTKFVPHMGGAFVNIGHSRPSLMDIKQSREPFIFPPFRQQNKKGKVIDYGLGAVEENPVAGENENASSHDAEGIDDDEFISQEDLLPFTLHEPEEHEADEDFDISDVKENVNGSIVDYAEVGTFSGRFLDRREQHVEGEITSKFLSIETEGSNGTLISHTQDMKDSEHLLANENKWAQVQKGTKIIVQVVKEGLGTKGPTLTAFPKLRSRFWVLSTRCNRIGVSKKISGVERTRLKVIAKTLQPPGFGLTVRTVAAGRSLEELQKDLEGVLSTWKNITEHAKSAALAADEGVEGAIPVILHRAMVQTLSVVQDYFSEKVKEMVVDSRRTYHEVTNYLQEIAPHLCDRVELYDKRTPLFDDFKIEEEINSIISKRVLLPEGGSLVIEQTEALVSIDVNGGHVMFGQGTSQENAILDVNLAAAKQIARELRLRDIGGIIVVDFIDMADESNKRLVYEEMKKAVERDRSTVKVSELSKHGLMEITRKRVRPSVTFKISEPCTCCHATGRVEALETSFSKIEQEICRLLAMMEQKAEPDNPKSWPKFVLRVDHHMCNYLTSGKRTRLAILSSSLKVWLLLKVARGFVRGAFEVKPLKGEQANDNKPQVAISVLRQAERRSMNSGKKVTLVPVKKGKSGGN
- the LOC136229347 gene encoding ribonuclease E/G-like protein, chloroplastic isoform X2, yielding MELFEAWPRPHFHFHLLTPRIPSCLPCPERFLSPYICRNMHLRNVIRYALSVGTYNSMMSPIMCVKKGHSNTISGGLCEVVWTVEADLEAGQLLYITGDPISLGGWQPEIALQMYPTEHRNLWKTEAKIPLGVNFKYNYFIKEESWPSCDIIWRPGPQFSLSVPLTIKQDRNFLVKDSWLKCDTERFPTPGWGSWIGEMRLPVEPITSAQARDKNKTVNHMEIDLEESKTFVSDFKAEEKLGANDHHANAAGHDASNVVFSERDQPLEEPWLLQPSIIFLVAEDKIMPVMSMNTDTVEDGGIKLGVSNEYVEDIEKLPADGNNLKDDSVSTIILINSSICTMQRIAVLEDDKLVELLLEPVKTNVQCDSIYLGVVTKFVPHMGGAFVNIGHSRPSLMDIKQSREPFIFPPFRQQNKKGKVIDYGLGAVEENPVAGENENASSHDAEGIDDDEFISQEDLLPFTLHEPEEHEADEDFDISDVKENVNGSIVDYAEVGTFSGRFLDRREQHVEGEITSKFLSIETEGSNGTLISHTQDMKDSEHLLANENKWAQVQKGTKIIVQVVKEGLGTKGPTLTAFPKLRSRFWVLSTRCNRIGVSKKISGVERTRLKVIAKTLQPPGFGLTVRTVAAGRSLEELQKDLEGVLSTWKNITEHAKSAALAADEGVEGAIPVILHRAMVQTLSVVQDYFSEKVKEMVVDSRRTYHEVTNYLQEIAPHLCDRVELYDKRTPLFDDFKIEEEINSIISKRVLLPEGGSLVIEQTEALVSIDVNGGHVMFGQGTSQENAILDVNLAAAKQIARELRLRDIGGIIVVDFIDMADESNKRLVYEEMKKAVERDRSTVKVSELSKHGLMEITRKRVRPSVTFKISEPCTCCHATGRVEALETSFSKIEQEICRLLAMMEQKAEPDNPKSWPKFVLRVDHHMCNYLTSGKRTRLAILSSSLKVWLLLKVARGFVRGAFEVKPLKGEQANDNKPQVAISVLRQAERRSMNSGKKVTLVPVKKGKSGGN
- the LOC136229347 gene encoding ribonuclease E/G-like protein, chloroplastic isoform X3; the encoded protein is MDLAHSNFSGHSNTISGGLCEVVWTVEADLEAGQLLYITGDPISLGGWQPEIALQMYPTEHRNLWKTEAKIPLGVNFKYNYFIKEESWPSCDIIWRPGPQFSLSVPLTIKQDRNFLVKDSWLKCDTERFPTPGWGSWIGEMRLPVEPITSAQARDKNKTVNHMEIDLEESKTFVSDFKAEEKLGANDHHANAAGHDASNVVFSERDQPLEEPWLLQPSIIFLVAEDKIMPVMSMNTDTVEDGGIKLGVSNEYVEDIEKLPADGNNLKDDSVSTIILINSSICTMQRIAVLEDDKLVELLLEPVKTNVQCDSIYLGVVTKFVPHMGGAFVNIGHSRPSLMDIKQSREPFIFPPFRQQNKKGKVIDYGLGAVEENPVAGENENASSHDAEGIDDDEFISQEDLLPFTLHEPEEHEADEDFDISDVKENVNGSIVDYAEVGTFSGRFLDRREQHVEGEITSKFLSIETEGSNGTLISHTQDMKDSEHLLANENKWAQVQKGTKIIVQVVKEGLGTKGPTLTAFPKLRSRFWVLSTRCNRIGVSKKISGVERTRLKVIAKTLQPPGFGLTVRTVAAGRSLEELQKDLEGVLSTWKNITEHAKSAALAADEGVEGAIPVILHRAMVQTLSVVQDYFSEKVKEMVVDSRRTYHEVTNYLQEIAPHLCDRVELYDKRTPLFDDFKIEEEINSIISKRVLLPEGGSLVIEQTEALVSIDVNGGHVMFGQGTSQENAILDVNLAAAKQIARELRLRDIGGIIVVDFIDMADESNKRLVYEEMKKAVERDRSTVKVSELSKHGLMEITRKRVRPSVTFKISEPCTCCHATGRVEALETSFSKIEQEICRLLAMMEQKAEPDNPKSWPKFVLRVDHHMCNYLTSGKRTRLAILSSSLKVWLLLKVARGFVRGAFEVKPLKGEQANDNKPQVAISVLRQAERRSMNSGKKVTLVPVKKGKSGGN